The Triticum aestivum cultivar Chinese Spring chromosome 5A, IWGSC CS RefSeq v2.1, whole genome shotgun sequence genomic sequence aatttctataatgaaaatttcccactggtatatgaaagtgagaaaacaagagactctctatcatgaagatcatggtgctactttgaagcacaagtgtggaaaaaaatgatagtagcattgtcccttttattattattttttattttttttatttggcttttccttttttttgccttttttttaatttggcctttctctttttttgaccttttttgggacaatgctctattaatgatgatcatgacacttctatttatttacaactcaaagattacaactcgatactagaacaaagtatgactctatatgaatgcctctggcggtgtaccgggatgggcaatgaatcaagagtgacatgtatgataaattgtaaatggtggctttgccaaaaatacgatgtcaactacatgatcatgcaaagcaatattacaatgatgatgcgtgtcataataaacggaatggtggaaagttgcatggcaatatatctcggaatggctatggaaatgccataataggtaggtatggtggctgttttgaggaagatataaggaggtttatgtgtgacagagcgtatcatatcacggggtttggatgcatcggcgaagtttgcaccaactctcaatgtgggaaagggcaatgcacagtaccgaagaggctagcaatgatggaagagtaagagtgcgtataatccatggactcaacattagtcataaagaactcacatacttattgcaaaaatatacaagtcatcaaaaaccaagcattatgcgCACGCTaatatgtaacacccacgatgcggatatatctcccacgtgtcggagcacgacttagaggcataaccgcattgtaggcatgtcgcaagaggggtaatctttacacatcccatgtactgaataagaaagaggtacagagttggcttacaatcgccacttcacacaatacataaatatatcattacatcaaccagatacaatcaaggtccgactacggaaccaaaataaaagaagactacctctaatgcaaaagatccccgatcgccccgactgggctccactactgatcaactgaaacgaaacaacacgatgaacaagatcttcattgagttCCTCCTTGATCTCGGTtgagtcacctgcacggtatcatcggcacctgcaaactggttttggaagtaatctgtgagtcacggggactcagcaatctcacaccctcgcgatcaagactatataagcctacgggtaggtaaaaggtatgtgaggtggagctgcaacaagcactagcatatatggtggctaacttatgcaaatgagagcgagaggaGGAGCAAAGCACGGTCtcgaactagaagtgatcaagaagtgatcctgaaactacttacgttcaagcataactccaacgccatgttcacttcccggactccgccgagaagagaccatcacagctacacacgcggttgatgcattttaattaagttaagtttcaagttctctacaaccggacattaacaaattcccatctgcccataaccacgggcacggctttcgaaatttcataaccctgcaggggtgtcccaacttagctcatcacaagctctcatagtcaatgaaggatattccttctcccaggaagacccgatcaggctcagaatcccggttacaagacatttcgacaaatggtaaaaaaagaccagcaaagccgcccaaatgtgccgacaaatcccgataggacctgcacatatctcgttctcagggcacaccggatgagcaatccgtacaactgaaaccaaccctcaagtttcaccgaggtggcgctgcaaggggctctagtttggaccaacactcagaggagcaccggcccgggggggggggggtaaaataaagatgacccttgagagagcgactcccaagggaaaagtaggtggtggtgaggcaaatggtaaaaccaaggctgggccttgctggaggagttctattcaaagtgaactatcaaagggttcccattataacccaaccgcgtaaggaacgcaaaatcaagaaacataacaccgatatgatggaaactagggcggcaagaatggaacaaaacaccaggcataaggccgagccttccaccctttaccaagtatataggtgcattaattaaataagagatattgtgatatcccaacaataatcatgttccaacatggaacaaactccaatcttcacctgcaactaacaacgctataagaggggctgagcaaagcgttaacatagccaaacaacggtttgctaggacaaggtgggttagaggcttgacatggcaatatgagaggcatgatatagcaagtggtaggtatcgcggcacaggcatagcaatagagcgagcaactagcaagcaaagatagaagtgattttgagggtatggtcgtcttgcctaagatcccgcaaggaagaagaacgagtccatgaagaagacaaacagatgtagtcgaacgaatcctcaccacACGACGTTATCacaaccaacccgaagaagcaaacaacatagtaaacagccaccacatgaacatggcatgatgcacaaccaggcatgatgcacaaccaagcatgatgcatgttcggtttaatgaggcatggcatggcaaagtgcataagaaattctacaaattaagtggagatcaatatgcaacgagttgcatattgacgaaacaccacaacaagttatttagttcgatctcgtttatctacccaacaatattaaatgttgattaacatggcaagaggtgaagcaaatgaaaactacctacctaggcaagtttaaatgaggccggatcaACAAGCAACAactccggaaactcctcatgtgcaacttttaaggtttggtactgttctgccctaaatcatattttatagttgctaaacatgcaagaagagtgcaccatgttaaactagacatttttctaccccatttacatataaagtttattaaatttggagctacggttaaaaagttatgaattaaatcattttagcaaggcaATAGGtaaaatttaaccaaacaacattttaaatattttagaCATGGATGAAAGTTTTAAATTATTAATCTACACggaattctaagcaagtttcatatataatttattttaatccgatgcacggttctgaagttattatatgcatgaacaaggAGGGGTCTGTAAATCTGCAAACTCTAGGATAAATAGATAAAACGCCAGACAGAAGAAAAAAATCATGTCTGGGCTGAAACTGAAGTGAACTGGGCTGGGAGAGCTGCTCACGTCCGGCCTGAGGAGGCGCGGCTGGGCCGACAATGAAACGGGCCGGCTCACTTGGCGCTGGGCCTTGACAAGAGGCGTTGGATCCATTCCATGAGCGAGGCAGAGGGGAGCGCTGACGATGCTTGCGCAGTCAACGGATGCAGGCGACGCGCAGTCGTTCTCCTCGCTCGTTcaggaagcagaggaagcaggggaacGGCGGCACGGCTGGATGGCGGCAAAGCAGCAGCGGagggcggcgatggacttgggtaTCTCCGGCGAGGCGAGGTCCGACGGGAATCGCGGGCTTCAGGTCCAGCGCTGGGACGAGCTGCAGGAGGTCGGCGCGGCTGGGCGCTGTACTTGCCGACGCGGACGGCAGAAGCATAGCGGCGCTGGCATTTGACGGCGACGGGCGGCAAGTGCACGCGGTGCGGAAACCCCATGCGGTTCGAGGACTGGAGAAGGTCTTCACCGGCGTTGAAGTTTTGGCCAGTCGATTGCTTGAAGGCGGCGACTCCACGTCCTCCTGTTCGAGCATGCAGTCACTGGCGGAGCTTCTGCAAGGCCAAGTGGGCCGTGGCCCGCCCAGGTCTGGAGcaattttttttatatatatatatatgcttcatACCCAGCCGGCCAGCCTAGCCCACAACCAGTACGCAGGTGCAGCCCACAGCCGATACACACATAAGCCTCTGCCTCGCAGACACGCACAGCCGCACGTCCAAAAAAAGCACACAACGGAGCTGCCGCTAACCGCCGTCTCATAGCGCAGCCGCGGGCTGCCGCGGGCCTGCCCCACGGGCACGGCGCACATCAGTTCCTATCTCCACTTCATCCAACGCTCCACCGGCCACAACCACTCCTTAGCCGACCCACGAGCGGACGTGCACACGCAGCCGCGAGCAGGTTAGCCAGCGACGGTGGCGGCGCGAGGGCGAGGCAGTGAACTGCCAACTGGGAAAATCCTTCTCTGAATCCTTACAAGCTGCGAAGGTAAATCGATTCAAATCATCCCAATTTTATTCCCCTGAACAGAACCTAGGTCATCGTTCATTCCCCTGAACAGAACCTAGATCCCTAAAATTCCCAATTGGCTGAATATTTCACTGAAGATCATACTGGTTTAGTGTCAAGTGTCCACAGAACACAGTGGATGGTTCCTAATTTAGTAGGCAAGTTTCATTTCCAGAATTGAGCAATTGGGCTTGCTGTAGCATAAATAATTCATTCCATTGTGTTTACAGGTTACAAGTTGGGGTCTAGGCAGCCATGGGCAAGGCCAGTCAGCAAAAAATTGATTTGGTTTTCAAAACAAAAAGAGATGATGACATGATTGGATTTGAGGAAGATCCTTCACCAATGGCAGATCAACCTTTGCCAATGCTTGAAATTGAACAGCCACACCCAGAGAGCCAAGATGAAGGTCTTCATGCAAACGAACCTATAACATTCCGAGGTGTCGAGTTCTTGCAGCGAGACCCAGGATTACGCCCGCAAATTTGGCAATATCCACCCGAACAAAGAGATAGTGTGCGGAGAGCATATTTGCTGTTAGGTTCTATGCAACCTGAGCTACAGATCTATAAACCTTCTGGTGAAAAAGGGCATCCAAAGAAGTGGTTTCTATTTCTCAAGTCTTCCAAAAACCGCTCTATCATCATAAACACCGTTGACTCATCTTCAAAGCGACATGATCAGCTCCATCAAGCCCAACTAGTTGAACTTGAAAATGCAATTGCTAATGCCAATATTGAGACAGGACAAGGGGCAAATCAGATTCATACCCTTAAGCGACCAGGGGACAAGGTGGGGTTCTCATTTTGGTTCAGTTTACAGCCTTATGAAGATGTTTGGTGTTGTTTTTTCTGTCATCCAAGATATAGCAGCCGATAGATCAATTGGCTCATTGCGTGCAGATGCCGACACTTGTTTCGGCTACTTGTCCTCCTTCGAGTTCATATTTAACTTATGTTTGATGAAGGAGATATTTGAGATAACCGAATTGCTTGGCCAAGCTTTACATAAGAAGTCACAAGATATTGTGAATGCTGTTCATTTAGTCTCCTCAACTAAAGAGTGTCTCCAACAACTAAGATCAGATGATGGCTACCAAGAATTTATTGTCACAGTTGTTGAGTTCTGTACAAACCACTCCATTGTCATTCCTGACTTTGAGGAAGCTTACATCATGCGTGGTGGCCGTGCCCGCCATCAACCCAATCAGCTGACCAAGGAGCATTACTTTCGAGTCGAAATATTCTATGCAACACTGGACACTCAACTATTTGAACTAAATCATAGGTTCAATGAGAAGGTAATGGATCTTCTAACCACTAGTGCCACCTTGATTCCTAGAAACAAATTTAGAGGATTTAAAGCTAGTGATATATGTGACATGGTGAAAAAGTACTACCCAGCAGACTTCCCCCAACAAGATATCTATGGATTACAACTACAACTAAAACATTTTGTTTTGGATGCTTCCAAGGATGAATATATGAGAAATATATCAAACTTGATTGATCTTTGTCGATGCCTTGTGGAGTCAGGAAGACATGTTGTCTTCAATTTGATTGAAAGATTACTCCGCTTGCTCATTACCCTTCCAGTTTCTACGGCGAGTGCTGAGCGTGCATTTTCCAGTATGAAGATCATTAAAACAAGGTTGCGCAATACAATGGAGGATGACTTTCTTGCCAATAACTTGTTAGTTAACATAGAGGGTGAACTTCTGGAGAAGTACAGCTATGaagatatcattgaagatttcaaATGCGTGAAGGAACGGAATGCTGATTTGTAGTATGTAACTCCACACAACTTTGCCTGATGGTCAAATGGTATGGCTTATTTTGGTTTGGAGTAGTATATATGG encodes the following:
- the LOC123107475 gene encoding uncharacterized protein, whose product is MFGVVFSVIQDIAADRSIGSLRADADTCFGYLSSFEFIFNLCLMKEIFEITELLGQALHKKSQDIVNAVHLVSSTKECLQQLRSDDGYQEFIVTVVEFCTNHSIVIPDFEEAYIMRGGRARHQPNQLTKEHYFRVEIFYATLDTQLFELNHRFNEKFLRRVLSVHFPV